In Schizosaccharomyces osmophilus chromosome 2, complete sequence, the following proteins share a genomic window:
- the ypa1 gene encoding serine/threonine protein phosphatase PP2A regulatory subunit, PTPA family Ypa1 encodes MKELPLEKLQDIDNETFDEHSDYKQPEKLIDEAKDMEPFRLSKAYVRLVSYVQALNAACTGIKDYHVHYSSRVANVLDVLEQVQEITDSVSLEPGRHRFGNPAFRRWHAKLLHRAPTILDTIVPSSLGSAQIELLDYFLGSFGNAQRIDFGTGHELNFLGFLKGLDLLNLLTYEDCAAVGLYVSHKYLEVCRKLVIKYRLEPAGSHGVWGLDDHFFIPYIFGSSQLAAPGGNTLGLRPTAILDKKLTKELSKSNLYFSAIDFINVMKKGPFYEHSPILYDITAVPSWSKVNQGLLKMYDVEVLSKYPVVQHFHFGNLFPFQQFV; translated from the exons atgaaagaaCTTCCCTTAGAAAAGTTACAAGACATAGACAATGAGACCTTTGATGAACATAGCGATTATAAACAGCCTGAGAAACTCATTGACGAGGCGAAGGACATGGAGCCTTTTCGATTGTCCAAGGCGTATGTTCGGCTTGTGAGCTACGTTCAAGCGTTGAATGCTGCTTGCACGGGCATAAAAGATTATCACGTACATTATTCTAGCAGAGTTGCCAATGTTTTAGATGTTTTGGAGCAAGTTCAGGAAATCACAGACTCTGTCTCTCTAGAACCTGGAAGACATCGCTTTGGGAATCCTGCGTTTCGAAGGTGGCATGCGAAGTTGTTGCACAGGGCACCAACGATTCTGGACACAATTGTCCCGTCTTCCTTAGGCTCGGCCCAAATAGAATTGTTGGATTACTTTCTTGGTTCTTTCGGAAATGCACAAAGAATCGATTTTGGAACCGGACATGAGCTGAATTTTTTGGGGTTTCTCAAAGGACTCGATTTACTCAACCTTTTAACATACGAAGATTGCGCAGCTGTGGGCTTGTATGTTTCACATAAATACCTGGAAGTTTGTCGTAAATTAGTTATTAAGTATCGTCTTGAACCAGCAGGATCCCACGGCGTTTGGGGACTCGATGACCACTTTTTTATTCCGTATATTTTTGGATCTTCACAACTGGCAGCTCCCGGTGGTAATACATTAGGTTTACGACCGACCGCGATTCTCGATAAAAAACTTACTAAAGAACTCTCAAAGTCGAATCTATATTTTAGTGCAATCGATTTTATCAATGTTATGAAAAAAGGTCCATTTTATGAGCATTCCCCCATCCTTTATGACATTACAGCGGTTCCTTCATGGTCAAAAGTCAATCAG GGATTGTTGAAGATGTATGATGTAGAGGTCCTCAGTAAATACCCGGTTGTCCAACATTTCCATTTCGGCAACCTCTTCCCTTTTCAGCAATTCGTTTGA
- the lip2 gene encoding mitochondrial lipoate-protein ligase Lip2, translating to MRIDKSGFQHISFLTSRFPKVDYLRLGECQQRFVQKWLDFKANKLQHPPRPTILTAQVCPVYTLGRRDTKTNIDDNIGGAKVIKALRGGQTTYHGPGQLLVYPILDLNALHLNPRKYVSKLEEAIIQTCRHFGMKTAHTNEHTGVWLTDDEKIAAIGIHLRRYITSHGLALNVSTDLEMFKKIVACGLEDKTTTSFQAQGVNVRLKEVEQVLVQHLINALLS from the coding sequence ATGCGTATTGATAAGTCTGGGTTTCAGCATATTTCGTTTCTCACCTCAAGATTTCCAAAGGTTGATTACCTTCGTCTTGGTGAATGTCAACAACGGtttgttcaaaaatggTTAGATTTTAAAGCGAATAAACTTCAACATCCTCCACGGCCCACCATCCTTACCGCTCAGGTTTGTCCTGTCTATACCTTAGGCAGAAGAGATACGAAAACGAATATAGACGACAACATTGGTGGAGCCAAAGTTATCAAAGCACTCAGAGGAGGCCAAACTACCTACCATGGTCCAGGCCAATTACTTGTATATccaattttggatttaaaCGCATTACACTTGAATCCCCGAAAATATGTTTCTAAGCTCGAGGAAGCGATTATTCAGACATGCAGACATTTTGGAATGAAAACGGCACACACGAATGAACACACAGGTGTCTGGTTAACGGATGACGAAAAGATTGCAGCTATAGGGATTCACTTACGAAGGTATATTACAAGCCATGGACTAGCTCTTAATGTGTCTACCGATTTAGAGATGTTTAAAAAGATTGTTGCTTGTGGATTAGAGGACAAAACTACCACAAGCTTTCAAGCCCAGGGAGTAAATGTTAGACTAAAGGAAGTAGAGCAAGTACTTGTTCAGCATTTAATAAATGCTTTATTGTCTTGA
- the bud22 gene encoding ribosome small subunit biogenesis protein, BUD22 family encodes MKHHSNKANKPKSSKPRLSPEDLQKRSHHFRKQLTHALKKAVGFERQKLARRIKSAREQQENDKVARYEKEFDFSKKYDFSKLTEFCFHRKVLRNKEYRILLDEHKPVEFPSDITNDEEKNVVARLLNSNPISESVNATCRLLDKCILMNNPEADFTKSRDQNMSLTAEPKLHPDGVRRNPSLNLDKSETESERVQQKEPEKHELFTESSISPEKNASIEQPHEENFRLEKRKVSSEEDVNLEDKRNTTMEDNDTEDEMFTIPSTKSSANNIPELATGFLDPLGEDDEFVEKEMDEMDRPKRKNRRGQRARQAIWEKKFGKTANHVVKKKEQEQLEREERQHKFNEREAKRAQKAAIATSQEPDKLHPSWEAKKKQKLQPAGTFQGKKIVFD; translated from the coding sequence ATGAAACATCATTCGAACAAGGCGAACAAACCAAAGAGTTCTAAACCTCGTTTGAGTCCCGAAGATTTACAGAAACGTTCTCATCATTTCAGGAAACAATTGACTCATGCTCTGAAGAAAGCTGTTGGGTTTGAGCGTCAAAAACTTGCCCGAAGAATTAAAAGCGCTAGAGAGCAGCAAGAGAATGACAAGGTTGCTagatatgaaaaagagttcgatttctcaaaaaaatatgatTTTTCTAAACTTACAGAGTTTTGCTTTCACCGAAAAGTTCTGCGTAATAAAGAGTATCGAATTTTGCTTGACGAACATAAACCGGTGGAATTCCCTTCAGATATCACgaatgatgaagaaaaaaatgttgTCGCACGCTTACTGAATTCGAATCCTATTTCTGAATCCGTCAACGCTACTTGTCGCCTTCTAGATAAATGCATTTTAATGAACAATCCAGAGGCGGATTTTACAAAATCTAGGGATCAAAATATGTCATTAACGGCTGAACCAAAATTACATCCTGATGGTGTTCGTCGAAATCCTTCGCTGAACTTAGACAAGTCAGAGACCGAAAGTGAACGAGTACAGCAAAAGGAACCAGAGAAACATGAACTCTTTACTGAATCCTCTATCTCTCCAGAAAAGAATGCTTCTATTGAGCAACCCCATGAAGAGAACTTCAGACTTGAGAAGCGTAAAGTCTCATCAGAGGAGGATGTAAATCTGGaagacaaaagaaatacaacCATGGAAGACAATGATACGGAAGATGAAATGTTTACCATCCCATCCACGAAGTCATCTGCTAATAACATTCCAGAGCTTGCTACCGGCTTTCTTGATCCGTTAGGCGAGGATgatgaatttgttgaaaaagaaatggacGAAATGGATCGCcctaaaagaaagaatcgTCGTGGACAGCGTGCTAGACAAGCTATTTGGGAGAAGAAATTTGGAAAGACTGCGAATCACGTCgttaaaaagaaggaacaaGAACAACTAGAACGAGAAGAACGTCAACATAAATTCAATGAGCGTGAAGCTAAGCGTGCACAAAAAGCGGCCATAGCGACTTCACAAGAACCAGACAAACTTCATCCATCATGGGAAGCTaagaaaaagcagaaacTACAGCCAGCAGGTACTTTccaaggaaagaaaatcgTTTTTGACTAA